Proteins from a single region of Sporosarcina sp. P33:
- a CDS encoding nitrogen regulation protein NR(II): MVAETININEFLDSSLLKLTLDVNGSILDMTEEVKILLGQNPLPRHMSDIFYQDLLLQIEERLSNNKPEMVTGHSILTGHLIGENKNLKPCYIIYQYHSGKVIITIKVGEWKKKMHQVYENIFTTSNCSMALVNEWGFLVSTNNQFTQEFPIQSSGDFVHLQEFFKQVTPVPPFSYQAYILEARTSGFAQRKMSYDVNGELRYFNVYLGLDRETEMFVLKAVDITETELLFDQLAHSDQLCTTGEIAASIAHEVRNPMTTLQGFLQLLEHEVSGNARNYVAVIQDEVKRMNEILNEMLALSKPAVDEVTIFSLTVLVEEVLVLLRPKALLDHIHLVNEMYVNEPVLIRANPNRIKQVLVNLLKNAMEAMEAKGRLTVIVEEGDMGNVNVLVKDTGVGMDEEMLQKIYLPFVSGKEGGTGLGLPFVKKTVQEYGGTISVTSEIGKGTTFQLSFPKISLAESV; encoded by the coding sequence ATGGTTGCGGAAACGATAAATATTAATGAGTTCTTGGATAGTTCTCTACTTAAACTTACTTTGGATGTAAATGGCTCGATATTAGACATGACAGAAGAAGTTAAAATATTGCTGGGCCAAAATCCGTTACCCCGGCATATGTCTGATATTTTCTATCAGGATCTGCTGTTGCAAATTGAAGAACGCTTGTCTAACAATAAGCCTGAAATGGTAACAGGACATTCTATCCTGACGGGTCATCTGATAGGCGAAAATAAAAATCTTAAACCTTGTTATATTATATACCAATATCACAGTGGAAAGGTGATTATTACGATAAAAGTTGGCGAGTGGAAAAAGAAAATGCATCAAGTGTATGAAAATATCTTTACCACATCCAATTGTTCCATGGCTTTGGTTAACGAATGGGGTTTTCTGGTCTCAACGAATAACCAATTCACACAAGAATTTCCCATTCAATCTTCCGGTGATTTTGTCCATTTGCAAGAATTTTTTAAGCAGGTGACCCCCGTGCCTCCTTTTTCTTATCAGGCATATATACTGGAAGCCAGAACCAGTGGGTTTGCACAAAGGAAAATGTCTTATGATGTCAATGGAGAACTTCGCTATTTCAATGTGTATTTGGGTCTTGACCGGGAAACAGAAATGTTTGTTTTAAAGGCCGTTGATATAACAGAAACAGAACTGCTTTTCGATCAATTGGCGCACTCCGATCAATTATGCACTACGGGAGAAATTGCTGCAAGCATTGCTCATGAAGTACGGAACCCAATGACAACATTGCAAGGTTTTCTTCAGCTGCTGGAACATGAAGTGTCAGGAAATGCCCGAAACTATGTCGCTGTCATTCAAGACGAGGTCAAGCGCATGAATGAGATCCTTAACGAAATGTTGGCGCTTTCAAAACCCGCGGTTGACGAGGTTACGATATTTTCTCTTACCGTTTTGGTGGAAGAAGTTTTAGTGTTGCTTCGTCCGAAGGCGCTGCTCGATCACATACATTTGGTGAATGAAATGTATGTCAATGAACCAGTATTGATACGTGCAAATCCTAATCGAATAAAGCAAGTATTAGTGAACTTGCTGAAAAATGCAATGGAAGCTATGGAAGCGAAAGGAAGATTGACTGTCATAGTCGAAGAAGGTGACATGGGGAATGTGAATGTTCTAGTCAAGGATACCGGGGTAGGAATGGATGAAGAGATGCTGCAAAAAATTTACTTGCCATTCGTTTCCGGCAAAGAAGGCGGCACAGGCCTGGGTCTGCCTTTCGTTAAGAAAACGGTGCAGGAATATGGCGGAACAATTTCAGTCACAAGTGAAATCGGCAAAGGCACAACATTTCAATTATCATTTCCGAAAATTAGCTTGGCAGAGTCAGTGTAA
- the cbpB gene encoding cyclic-di-AMP-binding protein CbpB — protein sequence MVSINNKDFLTAPIADQIISSEKVAHVQIGNNAEHALLVLTKTGYSAIPVLDHQYHLKGLLGIGMITDSILGMERIEYERLEDIKVDEIMDTNLPTIRVNDRFQRAMDLLINHPFLCVTEDDGTFAGIITRRVIMKEFKKYIYNV from the coding sequence ATGGTTTCGATAAACAATAAAGATTTTCTTACTGCGCCCATTGCGGACCAAATTATTTCTTCGGAAAAAGTTGCCCACGTGCAAATAGGTAATAATGCAGAGCACGCTCTTCTTGTACTAACGAAGACCGGCTATTCTGCCATTCCCGTCCTCGATCACCAATATCATTTAAAAGGGCTCCTCGGGATTGGTATGATTACGGATTCTATTTTAGGTATGGAACGTATTGAATATGAGAGATTAGAAGACATAAAAGTGGATGAAATTATGGACACCAACCTGCCGACGATTCGTGTAAATGACCGTTTTCAGCGGGCTATGGATCTATTAATCAACCACCCATTTTTATGCGTTACGGAAGATGATGGAACATTTGCAGGGATCATCACCAGACGTGTAATCATGAAAGAATTCAAAAAATATATTTATAATGTGTGA
- a CDS encoding MDR family MFS transporter — translation MLAMFVGAVEATIVTTAMPTIASELGGFSRYSWIFSSYLLMSTVTVLIYGKLADLFGRKPIFFAGLTIFLVGSILCGFAGSMEQLIFFRLIQGVGAGAVMPIATTIIGDIYSTEERAKIQGYLSSVWGVSAVSGPVIGGLLVQYVSWQYIFWVNVPLGLLSMAVIYFFLHEPKETCKASVDYKGAFLLTFALSAVLIWLVEGGQGFGRLSAVGLSLLLLSAMLFWLFFRQEKAAKDPLISFSIWKNPVILYANLVSLTTGVILIGVSSYLPTYVSGVMEQQAIVAGFTLTAMSIGWPLASSLAGHLLIRFGPFLVSFMGGISLVIGTMMFVFMNAELGPVWAGCSSFFIGVGMGLTNTSFIVTIQGAVPRIQRGSATAANMFMKNFGNTIGASVFGAILNGTLIAYFAKKKLPYTIDDVNTLLTEDGRSLISSQELLSLQNGLETSLHWVYIAIAVFAVVSLLLILRIPRGKVYDHVNN, via the coding sequence ATGCTTGCCATGTTCGTCGGAGCAGTGGAGGCGACGATTGTTACTACCGCGATGCCGACTATTGCATCAGAGCTTGGAGGATTCTCCCGTTACAGCTGGATTTTTTCATCTTATCTTTTAATGAGCACTGTAACCGTATTAATTTACGGGAAATTAGCGGATTTATTTGGAAGGAAGCCGATATTTTTTGCCGGTCTGACAATTTTTCTGGTTGGTTCTATATTATGCGGATTTGCAGGATCAATGGAGCAGCTGATTTTCTTCCGGCTGATACAAGGCGTAGGCGCCGGGGCGGTCATGCCGATCGCCACCACGATTATCGGAGATATTTATTCCACGGAAGAACGTGCAAAAATACAAGGATATTTATCGAGTGTATGGGGTGTTTCCGCGGTTTCGGGACCTGTCATCGGGGGACTGCTCGTGCAGTACGTCAGCTGGCAGTATATATTCTGGGTCAATGTCCCGCTTGGCCTGCTTTCAATGGCCGTTATTTACTTCTTCTTACATGAACCAAAAGAAACGTGCAAAGCTTCCGTCGATTATAAAGGTGCGTTTCTGTTGACATTTGCGCTGTCTGCCGTCTTAATTTGGCTGGTGGAAGGGGGACAGGGGTTTGGACGTTTATCTGCCGTCGGTCTGTCATTGCTCCTGCTGTCCGCCATGCTATTCTGGTTATTTTTCAGGCAGGAAAAAGCAGCGAAAGATCCTCTTATTTCATTTAGTATATGGAAAAACCCTGTTATTTTATATGCAAATCTTGTATCGCTGACTACCGGAGTTATCTTAATAGGGGTTTCTTCCTACTTGCCTACCTATGTATCAGGTGTAATGGAACAACAGGCAATCGTCGCAGGCTTTACGTTGACTGCCATGTCGATCGGCTGGCCATTAGCTTCTTCACTGGCAGGGCACTTGCTGATTCGTTTCGGTCCATTCCTCGTATCCTTTATGGGAGGGATTTCTCTCGTCATTGGCACGATGATGTTTGTTTTCATGAATGCAGAGCTCGGGCCTGTATGGGCTGGCTGCTCCAGTTTCTTCATAGGAGTCGGAATGGGGCTGACGAATACATCATTCATTGTCACGATACAGGGAGCGGTCCCCCGTATTCAAAGAGGGTCTGCGACGGCTGCCAATATGTTCATGAAGAATTTTGGAAACACGATCGGGGCGTCTGTATTCGGTGCGATTTTAAACGGCACACTCATCGCTTATTTCGCGAAAAAGAAGCTGCCGTATACAATTGATGATGTAAATACGCTGTTAACGGAGGACGGACGCTCACTAATTTCATCGCAAGAACTGTTGAGTCTGCAAAACGGTCTGGAAACTTCTTTGCACTGGGTCTATATTGCAATCGCCGTATTTGCTGTCGTCAGCTTACTATTGATTTTACGAATTCCGCGGGGGAAGGTGTATGACCATGTCAACAACTGA
- a CDS encoding NAD(P)-dependent oxidoreductase, translating into MKKERIAFIGTGVMGASVVKHLVNASYDVTIFTRTKAKAKPLIALGAKWADTIGDAIQRADIIFTMIGMPSDVEEVYFSDHGIFANGHASQILVDMTTSSPELAVRIAEKASSLQMRSLDAPVSGGDTGAKNGTLSIMCGGQKELFDFLYPVLSVFGKQIVYQGEAGAGQHAKMCNQITVAGNMIGACEALAYAMKSGLDPDVMLKSVTSGAANSFSLSDLGPRIIKENYEPGFYVKHFVKDLNIALQETERLHLDLPGLQLARNLYTELLEKGYGEKGTQVLIKHYIN; encoded by the coding sequence ATGAAGAAAGAACGGATTGCTTTTATTGGGACAGGCGTAATGGGAGCAAGTGTCGTGAAACACTTAGTAAATGCATCCTACGATGTGACGATTTTCACCAGGACGAAAGCGAAGGCGAAGCCGCTAATTGCGCTTGGAGCGAAGTGGGCGGACACGATTGGCGATGCGATCCAACGGGCGGATATTATTTTTACAATGATCGGTATGCCGTCAGATGTGGAGGAAGTGTATTTTTCGGATCATGGGATATTTGCAAACGGCCATGCATCCCAAATCTTAGTGGATATGACTACATCGAGTCCTGAATTGGCTGTGCGCATCGCCGAGAAAGCTTCTTCATTACAGATGCGTTCACTTGATGCACCAGTTTCAGGCGGAGATACCGGTGCGAAAAATGGTACATTATCTATCATGTGCGGAGGTCAGAAGGAGTTATTTGACTTCTTATATCCTGTATTATCTGTTTTCGGTAAACAAATTGTCTATCAGGGAGAAGCAGGTGCAGGCCAGCATGCCAAGATGTGTAATCAGATTACGGTAGCCGGAAATATGATTGGGGCATGTGAAGCACTTGCTTACGCTATGAAGTCAGGTCTTGACCCCGATGTAATGCTGAAGTCGGTTACATCCGGTGCTGCAAATTCTTTCAGTTTATCGGATCTCGGACCGCGGATCATTAAAGAAAATTATGAGCCCGGTTTCTATGTAAAACATTTCGTGAAAGATCTCAACATTGCATTGCAGGAGACAGAAAGGCTTCATCTTGACTTGCCTGGTTTACAGCTGGCCCGTAATCTATACACAGAACTACTGGAAAAAGGATACGGAGAAAAAGGAACACAGGTCCTGATCAAACATTATATAAATTGA
- a CDS encoding TrkH family potassium uptake protein has protein sequence MRLSREVFHKFTPAQIIAFYYFLAIASSFLLLNLPGVYKPGVEVSFIDSLFTAVSAVSVTGLSPISIGETYSVFGLCMIMLVLQLGGIGIMSLGTFFWLLVKKRIGMRERQLIMVDTNQYTLQGVVQLIRQIIQIIIAVEIIGGGILTLYIRRYFESFSEALLNGMFMAVSATTNAGFDITGSSMMPYHNDYIVQLILMTLIVLGAIGFPVLIEVKSFFSKKVPNFRFSLFTKVTTSTFGVLLLAGTLIIWLLESFHSFKGMSWHQQFFTALFHSVSARSAGLVTYDVTQFSEATDIFVSALMFIGASPSSVGGGIRTTTFAIALLFLINFAKGNDVIHIFKRQIKLIDVFRSYAVILVACFMVMAALLLLLLTEPGIPVIPLLFEITSAFGTCGMSLGITSDLSIVGKIIIMTLMFIGRVGLISFIYTIGGKSNKTPYHYPKERVIIG, from the coding sequence ATGAGGCTTTCCAGGGAAGTATTTCATAAATTCACACCAGCTCAGATCATCGCCTTCTATTACTTTTTGGCAATTGCATCATCTTTTCTACTGTTGAACTTGCCTGGGGTATATAAACCGGGCGTAGAAGTTTCATTTATAGATAGCTTGTTTACAGCGGTAAGTGCAGTGAGTGTAACGGGATTGTCTCCTATCAGCATAGGGGAGACTTACTCCGTATTTGGACTATGTATGATCATGCTCGTTCTTCAGCTTGGCGGTATTGGAATTATGTCACTGGGTACATTTTTCTGGCTGCTGGTCAAGAAGAGGATTGGCATGAGGGAACGGCAGCTTATCATGGTGGACACCAATCAGTACACGTTACAAGGTGTTGTCCAGCTGATCCGTCAAATTATCCAAATTATCATAGCAGTTGAAATCATCGGCGGCGGTATTTTGACATTATATATACGCCGTTACTTTGAATCATTCAGTGAAGCTTTGCTGAACGGGATGTTCATGGCGGTTTCAGCAACTACAAATGCGGGTTTTGATATTACGGGTTCATCGATGATGCCTTACCATAATGATTACATTGTGCAGCTGATTTTGATGACGCTGATTGTGCTGGGCGCGATAGGTTTCCCGGTACTGATCGAAGTGAAAAGTTTTTTCTCGAAAAAAGTGCCGAACTTCCGTTTTTCGCTTTTCACGAAAGTCACAACATCCACCTTTGGAGTGCTGTTGCTGGCGGGCACACTGATCATCTGGCTATTGGAGTCATTCCATTCATTCAAGGGCATGAGCTGGCATCAGCAGTTTTTTACCGCGCTGTTTCATTCTGTCTCGGCGCGGTCAGCAGGACTGGTCACGTATGATGTTACGCAGTTCAGTGAAGCCACAGACATTTTCGTCAGTGCGTTAATGTTTATCGGTGCTTCACCGAGTTCTGTTGGCGGCGGAATCCGGACGACAACGTTTGCAATTGCATTATTATTTCTGATCAATTTTGCTAAAGGAAATGATGTCATTCACATATTTAAGCGCCAGATTAAATTGATTGATGTCTTTCGTTCGTATGCAGTTATTCTGGTGGCCTGTTTTATGGTGATGGCAGCTTTGTTGCTGCTGCTGCTGACGGAACCGGGAATCCCGGTTATCCCATTGCTGTTTGAGATCACATCTGCGTTCGGAACGTGCGGGATGTCACTTGGGATTACATCTGATTTATCTATTGTAGGAAAAATTATTATTATGACACTGATGTTCATCGGACGGGTCGGATTGATTTCGTTTATCTATACAATAGGCGGAAAATCAAATAAAACACCATATCATTATCCAAAAGAGCGTGTGATCATCGGATAA
- a CDS encoding aspartyl-phosphate phosphatase Spo0E family protein — protein sequence MVCNFEGEIERLRYQLIKTAQQEGLHHERTIALSRKLDRLINKYEQEKMKNKMKNM from the coding sequence TTGGTATGCAATTTCGAAGGAGAAATCGAACGTCTGAGATATCAATTAATTAAAACGGCGCAGCAAGAAGGATTACACCATGAACGTACCATTGCACTCAGTCGAAAATTGGACCGATTGATTAATAAATACGAGCAAGAAAAGATGAAAAATAAAATGAAAAATATGTAG
- a CDS encoding LysR family transcriptional regulator — MSTTELDIIKALAEEGNMRKASERLYLSQPALSQRLQTIEKEWGMQLFIRSQKGLEPTPAGEHVISYANESLAKKDETMELIASLEDKVHGTLKIACASIIGQTWLPQVLKEYVALYPDAKISLMTGWSSEISKALYEGEAHIGIVRGQTDWKSNRVHLFRDQLYLVDSEISTIDELKDTNRHFIQYKSDSNYYMEIQRWWNKHFKQNPSRRIVVDQIETCKQLALKGIGYAILPSITLSGEEKVNRIPLLNSEEEFELTRDTWLIGYGSTFELKQVKAFVDIVQESAALLRNE, encoded by the coding sequence ATGTCAACAACTGAATTGGATATTATCAAAGCGCTGGCGGAAGAGGGAAATATGCGTAAAGCATCTGAACGACTGTACTTATCACAGCCTGCCTTGTCACAGCGCCTCCAGACGATCGAAAAAGAGTGGGGAATGCAGTTATTCATCCGCTCTCAAAAAGGTCTGGAACCGACACCTGCAGGAGAACACGTAATCAGCTATGCAAATGAATCGCTCGCTAAGAAAGATGAGACGATGGAATTGATTGCATCGCTCGAAGACAAAGTGCACGGTACGCTGAAGATCGCATGTGCTTCAATTATCGGCCAGACATGGCTGCCGCAAGTATTGAAAGAGTATGTTGCTCTTTATCCGGATGCAAAAATTTCATTAATGACTGGGTGGAGTTCCGAAATTTCAAAAGCACTCTATGAAGGAGAAGCACATATCGGCATCGTCCGGGGACAGACGGACTGGAAAAGCAATCGTGTGCATCTGTTCCGTGATCAGCTGTACCTGGTGGATTCTGAAATCTCGACTATTGATGAATTAAAAGATACGAACCGCCACTTTATTCAATACAAAAGTGATTCAAACTATTACATGGAGATTCAGCGCTGGTGGAATAAGCATTTTAAACAAAATCCAAGCCGCCGGATTGTGGTGGACCAGATCGAAACATGTAAACAGCTTGCGTTAAAAGGCATCGGCTACGCGATATTGCCTTCGATTACTCTGTCTGGAGAAGAAAAGGTTAACCGTATTCCGCTGCTGAACAGCGAGGAAGAGTTTGAACTGACACGTGACACGTGGCTGATCGGCTACGGCTCAACGTTTGAGCTGAAACAAGTGAAAGCATTTGTGGATATCGTGCAGGAATCTGCAGCATTATTGCGGAATGAATAA
- a CDS encoding TerC family protein encodes MEAILLEYAWVLVVLIVLEGLLATDNAVVMAVMVKHLPKPQQKKALFYGLLGAFVFRFTALFMITFLVKFWEIQAIGAIYLLFIAGKNIYDKITHKPDDHPNKKPKRQSGFWMTVLKVELADIAFALDSMLAAVALAVTLPELGDFHIGGINGGQFTVMLLGGMIGLIMIRFAARQFVILLEKYPTLETAAFLIVGWVGVKLAVLTLAHPSLLIIPETFPHSTLWKTTFWIVLLVLAAGGYALAVAKSKIKANR; translated from the coding sequence TTGGAGGCCATTTTATTAGAATATGCATGGGTACTCGTCGTACTCATCGTACTCGAAGGATTATTAGCAACAGACAACGCAGTAGTTATGGCGGTAATGGTCAAACACTTACCGAAACCGCAGCAAAAGAAAGCACTATTTTATGGCCTGCTCGGAGCATTCGTCTTCCGGTTCACTGCGCTGTTCATGATCACATTCTTAGTGAAGTTCTGGGAGATACAGGCGATCGGAGCGATCTATCTTCTATTCATTGCAGGTAAGAATATCTATGATAAAATCACCCATAAGCCGGACGATCACCCGAATAAAAAGCCAAAAAGGCAATCCGGTTTTTGGATGACCGTGCTGAAAGTGGAATTGGCGGATATCGCATTCGCATTGGACTCCATGCTTGCGGCAGTCGCACTTGCCGTGACTTTGCCAGAACTGGGTGATTTCCATATCGGCGGCATCAACGGCGGACAATTCACTGTGATGTTGCTCGGTGGCATGATTGGTTTAATCATGATCCGTTTTGCGGCCAGACAGTTTGTAATCTTGCTTGAAAAGTACCCAACGCTCGAAACAGCAGCATTTCTAATCGTCGGCTGGGTAGGTGTGAAACTGGCTGTGTTAACTCTTGCGCACCCGTCACTTCTAATCATTCCCGAAACATTCCCGCATTCCACTTTATGGAAAACAACCTTCTGGATTGTGTTATTAGTTCTTGCAGCAGGCGGATACGCATTGGCCGTTGCGAAGTCCAAAATTAAAGCAAACAGATAA
- a CDS encoding DUF2187 family protein → MTIAEIGDIIEFKEGLQGIVEKVNENSVIVDLTYMENFDEQVMEEKTVINHKRYKIIHSSQE, encoded by the coding sequence ATGACGATTGCAGAAATCGGTGATATCATTGAATTTAAAGAGGGCTTACAAGGGATTGTTGAGAAAGTAAACGAGAACTCCGTTATTGTCGATTTAACTTATATGGAAAATTTCGACGAACAGGTAATGGAAGAAAAGACAGTCATTAACCATAAACGTTATAAAATTATTCACAGCAGCCAGGAATGA
- a CDS encoding B12-binding domain-containing radical SAM protein, with product MNIVLSTLNAKYIHTNIAIRYLKAYAAPEYHCELAEFTIHDPTLSIVSDLYQHAPDVVGFSVYIWNIEETLKVIRLLKLTSPNTVIVCGGPEVTYDYDQWMEKVPEIDVIAIGEGEQTFKDILRAIDSQKDYSSVAGIAYRQDGQLRITAPGPKLDLRVLPSPFRFAEDIPHLANRVTYIETSRGCPFSCQFCLSSIEVGVRYFNRDAIKDDIRYLMAHGAKTIKFVDRTFNISRSYAMEMFQFLIDEHVPGTVFQFEITGDIMRPEVIQFLNEEAPAGLFRFEIGVQSTNDLTNELVKRRQNFSKLSRTVTMLKEGGKIAQHLDLIAGLPEEDYASFRDTFNEVFALRPEELQLGFLKLLRGTGLRIQAEQYGYRYIDIAPYEIVSNNVLSFDDMLKIKQTEDILEKYWNSGRFIYSMEYIVSELADTPFDFFQLFGAFWEKQGWSRIGHQFEDLFTRLERFLHEILKVDTSIAVSLLKADYLLHQKFLPRKIWWKSVLPEEELKEIYQLLVRSPELLDESFASNGYTDRTIRKQVFITKSAAKLEEDLTVTADPGYLVVQYAPGEKARQYHLSEHVFDSVCQ from the coding sequence ATGAATATTGTCTTATCTACACTAAATGCTAAATATATACACACCAACATTGCCATCCGATATTTAAAAGCGTATGCGGCCCCTGAATATCATTGTGAATTGGCTGAGTTTACTATACATGATCCTACACTTTCCATTGTTTCCGATCTATATCAGCATGCTCCGGATGTTGTAGGATTCAGCGTTTACATATGGAATATTGAAGAAACGCTGAAAGTAATCCGTCTGTTGAAACTGACTAGTCCGAACACAGTTATTGTCTGCGGCGGTCCTGAAGTTACGTATGATTATGACCAATGGATGGAAAAAGTACCCGAGATCGACGTGATTGCCATTGGTGAAGGTGAACAAACTTTTAAAGATATCCTAAGGGCAATTGATAGTCAAAAGGACTACTCTTCCGTTGCGGGTATTGCTTACCGTCAAGACGGCCAATTGCGGATTACGGCGCCAGGGCCAAAGCTGGATCTTCGTGTGCTTCCATCCCCTTTCCGTTTTGCAGAAGATATTCCCCACCTGGCAAATCGTGTCACATATATCGAAACAAGCCGCGGCTGTCCATTTTCTTGTCAATTCTGCCTTTCATCGATAGAAGTCGGTGTCCGTTACTTTAACCGGGATGCAATTAAAGACGATATTCGTTATTTGATGGCACATGGCGCAAAAACAATTAAGTTTGTTGACCGCACATTTAATATCAGCCGAAGCTACGCAATGGAAATGTTCCAATTTCTAATTGACGAGCATGTGCCCGGAACCGTTTTTCAATTTGAAATTACCGGTGATATTATGCGGCCGGAAGTTATTCAATTTCTGAACGAAGAAGCACCTGCAGGTCTGTTTCGTTTTGAAATCGGTGTTCAATCCACAAATGATCTGACAAATGAACTTGTGAAGAGACGACAAAATTTCTCAAAACTGTCACGTACCGTCACGATGCTAAAAGAGGGAGGTAAAATCGCGCAGCACCTGGATTTGATCGCCGGACTTCCTGAAGAAGATTACGCGTCTTTCCGTGATACGTTCAATGAAGTATTCGCTCTGCGCCCCGAAGAATTACAGTTAGGCTTCCTAAAATTACTGCGCGGGACAGGGCTCCGCATTCAAGCAGAGCAGTATGGTTACCGCTACATCGACATCGCTCCTTATGAAATTGTATCGAATAATGTTCTGTCATTTGATGATATGCTGAAGATTAAACAAACAGAAGACATTCTCGAGAAATATTGGAATTCAGGGCGATTTATATACTCCATGGAATATATCGTCTCGGAGCTGGCGGATACACCTTTCGACTTCTTCCAACTCTTCGGTGCGTTTTGGGAAAAACAGGGATGGTCACGCATCGGGCATCAGTTTGAAGATTTATTCACGCGGCTGGAACGTTTTTTACATGAGATACTGAAAGTTGATACGTCTATAGCCGTTAGCTTGCTAAAGGCCGATTATTTACTTCACCAAAAATTCCTTCCAAGAAAAATCTGGTGGAAATCTGTATTGCCTGAAGAAGAGCTGAAGGAGATTTATCAGTTACTTGTCCGTTCGCCTGAACTCCTTGATGAATCATTTGCATCCAATGGTTATACAGACAGAACCATTCGTAAACAGGTCTTTATCACAAAATCCGCGGCGAAACTGGAAGAAGACTTAACTGTTACAGCGGATCCGGGGTATCTCGTCGTACAATACGCGCCTGGTGAAAAAGCACGGCAGTATCATCTGTCTGAACACGTATTTGACTCTGTTTGTCAATAG